Part of the Bacteriovorax stolpii genome, AAGATTAAGTGGTAACCGAATTGTGTTTTAACCGGAGCAGAGACTGTCCCTGGTTTTTGTGTGAATGCGACCTGGTCGAATTCAGGAACCATTCTTCCTCTCTGGAAGCTTCCAAGCTCTCCGCCTTTACCTTTTCCAGACGGATCTTCTGTGTACTGATTAGCTTTTGCAGCGAAGTTTCCAGGAGTCACTTCTTTGGCAATTTTTTCAATTTGTGCTTTTACTGCAGCTTCATCTTTTCCTTCTGTTAAAAGCAGGATGTGGCGAGCAGTGACTTCTTCTGGTTTGTTTAAGCTGTCTTTTCTTTCGTTGAACATTGATTCAACTCTTTTTTGGTTGGTTTCAACTGCAAGGAACTTTGCCAGCTCGTCGTTAGAGACGTCGATGAATTGAGAAAGAGAGTGTTTTGAAATCTGAACAACTTCAACGTTTAGTTGATCTTCACGGAATTTCGCCATGTCGGCCATGTAGCCTTTTGACAGCGGGAAGTTTCCAGCTAGCTCTTGAACTTTTTTCATTCTGATCTGGTCGACAACATCTTGTTCGAATTCAAGTGGAGTCAGACGGTTTGCAGAGAGAATTCCTTTGTAGCGGTTAACGTCAAATTGACCGTTAGTCTGGAAGTATGGAAGCGCCTTAATTTCGGCCTTAACCTCTTCATCTGAAGGAAAAGTTCCGAGATCTTTCGCGAATTTTACCATTAACTTTCTTTGAACGATGTTTTTAATCGTGCTTTCTTTGATTTTCAGGCCTTCAAGTTGCTTTGCAGTCAGCTCTCCACCCATAATTTGTTTATAGAACTCAATCTGACGATTGTATTCTTGTTGGTACTCTTCAGGCTTGATTGGCATTCCACCAACTGATCCAACTTGAGAGACAGATCCACCGCCTTCGAATTGCTGATAACCAGTAAACATGAATGCAAGAATGATGAGACCGATTAAAACAGTAGCAAAAACGCCGGCCGTTTTGTTCTTTGTGAATTCAGACATAACTTTTTCCCTTTGGTTCGCGCTTTAAAAAATTTCTAACTATTGTAACGATTAAAAGTAAAGTTCGTAAAGTTTATTGGCTTTTTAAAAAAGATTACTTAAGCTTAATTATTAATTGTTTTTCCCATCAATATTTACGGAGTGAATCACTTGAGATTGTCTGATTCAGAAGAGCGCAAAACCAAGATTGTGATTAATAGCATAATCTTAGCGATTTCCCTGTATGGGATGTCGCAGCGAGACTACGTTTTCCAAAAAACATCTATTGCCGAAAGAGTCATTATTGACCTTATGGCCCCTGTGCAAAGCTTTGTGACAGGTATCCAGGAAGGCATGTCTTCATACGTCGAGCACTACGTGGCAAATCTTAATGCGAGCAAAGAAAATAAAGTTCTAAAAAATAAG contains:
- a CDS encoding peptidylprolyl isomerase, producing the protein MSEFTKNKTAGVFATVLIGLIILAFMFTGYQQFEGGGSVSQVGSVGGMPIKPEEYQQEYNRQIEFYKQIMGGELTAKQLEGLKIKESTIKNIVQRKLMVKFAKDLGTFPSDEEVKAEIKALPYFQTNGQFDVNRYKGILSANRLTPLEFEQDVVDQIRMKKVQELAGNFPLSKGYMADMAKFREDQLNVEVVQISKHSLSQFIDVSNDELAKFLAVETNQKRVESMFNERKDSLNKPEEVTARHILLLTEGKDEAAVKAQIEKIAKEVTPGNFAAKANQYTEDPSGKGKGGELGSFQRGRMVPEFDQVAFTQKPGTVSAPVKTQFGYHLIFVEKKNEGMTAKLADFREKFAREIIQKDKVEDLKKLTVDIANNMRKALEAGNESEVKALAAKYKLQYNKGTANRIDGLSTGAYVSADNMKELFAGDLSKPKFNSFDDGANLIMVRSTAAAKATDLNAQAKTASDEAGLKNALARKMMDNILKELEANTKVKINHNVLQM